A single genomic interval of Polaribacter vadi harbors:
- a CDS encoding circularly permuted type 2 ATP-grasp protein: MKAPTSLPIFSSYKYDSKFYDEIFTDNNEVREVYETLFNLFSEYSVNDFANLNDKAKDAFFNQGITFQVYGDKETKEKIFPFDLFPRIIGYDEWQKIEKGALQRSKALNLFLWDLYHDQKIIKDKIVPIDLINSSVNFLKQMKGFNPPGGIYNHVSGTDLIKHSDGNHYVLEDNIRCPSGVSYVVGNRAALKRTLFGVFNHYQSYNVSDYGQNLLEIIESVKPKGVDIPKCVVLTPGVYNSAYYEHSFLAKQMGVELVEGRDLFIENDFVYMKTIRGLVRVDVIYRRVDDLFIDPLEFNKDSLLGVPGLFKSYMKGKVCLVNAPGTGVADDKAIYTYMPQIIKYYLDEEPILNNVHTYHCSRPDELKYVLENVDKLVVKPVDESGGYGISIGNKLTKEEIEKVKETIKASPRKYIAQPIMSLSTHATYIEDENSFEPRHVDLRTFTLLGKDKDFVLKGGLTRVALKRGNLIVNSSQGGGSKDTWVLKK, encoded by the coding sequence TTGAAAGCACCAACTAGTTTACCAATTTTTTCATCGTATAAATATGATTCTAAGTTTTATGATGAAATTTTTACAGATAATAATGAAGTAAGAGAGGTTTATGAAACACTCTTTAATTTATTTAGTGAGTATTCTGTAAACGATTTTGCAAATCTAAATGATAAAGCAAAAGATGCGTTTTTTAATCAAGGAATTACATTTCAAGTATATGGAGATAAAGAAACGAAAGAAAAGATTTTTCCTTTTGATTTATTTCCAAGAATCATTGGTTATGACGAATGGCAAAAAATAGAAAAAGGCGCTTTACAAAGAAGCAAAGCTCTAAACCTTTTTTTGTGGGATTTATATCATGATCAAAAAATAATAAAAGATAAAATTGTTCCAATAGATTTAATAAATTCTTCTGTTAATTTTTTAAAGCAGATGAAAGGATTTAATCCTCCTGGAGGAATTTATAACCACGTTTCTGGTACAGATTTAATAAAACATTCAGATGGTAATCATTATGTTTTGGAAGACAATATTAGGTGTCCTTCTGGAGTAAGTTATGTTGTTGGAAATAGAGCTGCATTAAAAAGAACTTTATTTGGGGTTTTTAATCATTATCAATCTTATAATGTTTCTGATTATGGCCAGAATTTGTTAGAAATTATAGAATCTGTAAAGCCAAAAGGAGTAGACATTCCAAAATGTGTGGTTTTAACACCAGGTGTTTACAACTCAGCTTATTATGAGCATTCTTTTTTAGCAAAACAAATGGGAGTAGAATTGGTTGAAGGTAGAGATTTGTTTATAGAAAACGATTTTGTTTACATGAAAACCATTAGAGGTTTGGTTAGAGTTGATGTTATTTATAGAAGAGTAGACGATTTATTTATTGATCCTTTAGAATTTAATAAAGATTCTTTATTAGGTGTGCCAGGTTTGTTTAAATCTTATATGAAAGGTAAAGTTTGCTTGGTAAATGCACCAGGAACTGGAGTTGCAGATGATAAAGCAATTTACACCTATATGCCACAAATTATAAAATATTATTTAGATGAAGAACCAATATTAAATAATGTACACACCTATCATTGTAGCAGACCAGATGAATTAAAATATGTTTTAGAAAATGTAGATAAATTGGTGGTAAAACCTGTAGATGAATCTGGAGGATATGGAATTTCTATCGGAAATAAATTAACCAAAGAGGAAATAGAAAAAGTAAAAGAAACAATAAAAGCAAGCCCAAGAAAATATATTGCACAGCCAATTATGTCTCTTTCTACACACGCTACTTATATAGAAGATGAAAATTCTTTTGAACCAAGACATGTAGATTTAAGAACTTTTACTTTATTAGGTAAAGACAAAGATTTTGTTTTAAAAGGCGGATTAACAAGAGTTGCATTAAAAAGAGGAAATTTAATTGTAAATTCATCTCAGGGAGGAGGATCTAAAGATACTTGGGTATTAAAAAAATAA
- a CDS encoding DUF2126 domain-containing protein, whose product MALKIVISHKTKYKYDRSVKLSPHIFRLRPAPHSRTPIESYSLKIKPENHFFNWQQDPFGNYLARVVFPDKTTELSIDVEIIADLKTINPFDFFVEESAEEFPFTYSENTKKELLPYLEVTEKGDLLKDFVASLDMTPRKTIYFLIDINRKIYEYLSYNIRMEPGVQTCEQTLQQRNGSCRDYAWLFVQALRHLGFGARFVSGYLVQLKSDEQSLDGPSGPAEDFTDLHAWAEVYLPGAGWIGFDATSGLLAGEGHIPLACTPSFESAAPVFGLSDICETEFEFENSVTRILESPRVTKPYTQEQWKAIDKLGNKVEKELQKNDVRLTMGGEPTFVSVDDMEGAEWNTDADGTHKRTLAADLSKRFLDKFSEGGFLHHAQGKWYPGEPLPRWSIELVWRKDGRKIWFNQNLLAALAPKTEIPENADILFLEKLTSYLGVSSEHILPTYEDAFLMMYEKGNMPIDYNPAEDKDSSIAEKKIAEILKNGTSKAVGYVLPLNKSEDKWFSSEWTFRRNYIYLTPGNSPVGLRLPLNSLEQKPAHEMFPIYEPDLFSSKKRIPSFRQLVSKRYEDFQQNGIPTNMPNYFVRTAICSEVREGKLHLFLPPLDNAEFYLDLLASIEATAKELEIPVILEGYGIPHDNRIESMKITPDPGVIEVNVHPSLDWNQLKNTTFTIYEEAKKSRLGTEKFMLDGKHTGTGGGNHVTLGGVSPKDSPLLRKPSLLRSLLTFWQHHPGLSYLFSGSFVGPTSQAPRVDEARHDSLYELEIAFSQIPKDGEVPFWLTDRLFRHLLTDLTGNTHRAEFCIDKLYSPDSSTGRLGILELRGFDMPPHAQMSLLQNLLVRTLVSWFWKKPYEHNLVRWGTELHDKFLIEHFVKEDIKDIVNQLNKAGYKFELDWFDPFFEFRFPLYGMVDINNIHLELRAGIEPWNVLGEEMTGGGTARYVDSSLERLQVKVSDFNQERYTLTCNGVKVQLKSTGTHAEYVAGIRYKAWNPYSALHPTIDVDTPLVFDIVDNWNKRSIGGCTYFVTHPGGRSYDTYPINSNEAESRRINRFWDFGHTQGEIKSKEEARKDKEAQEKELAENDKGIIRGIKKQGSSKKFNFKEIPVNPEYPNTLDLRLKK is encoded by the coding sequence ATGGCATTAAAAATTGTAATATCACACAAAACAAAGTATAAATACGATCGTTCTGTAAAACTTTCTCCACATATTTTTAGGTTAAGACCTGCACCTCATAGTAGAACGCCAATAGAATCTTATTCGTTAAAAATAAAGCCAGAAAATCATTTTTTTAACTGGCAACAAGATCCTTTTGGTAATTATTTGGCACGCGTCGTTTTTCCTGATAAAACAACAGAACTTTCTATTGATGTAGAAATTATTGCCGATCTAAAAACTATAAACCCTTTTGATTTTTTTGTAGAAGAATCTGCAGAAGAGTTTCCTTTCACCTATTCTGAAAACACAAAAAAAGAACTCCTTCCCTATTTGGAAGTAACTGAAAAAGGTGATTTATTAAAAGATTTTGTGGCGTCTTTAGATATGACTCCAAGAAAAACAATTTATTTTTTGATCGACATCAACAGAAAAATATATGAATATTTAAGTTACAATATCAGAATGGAACCTGGTGTACAAACTTGTGAGCAAACCTTACAGCAAAGAAATGGTTCCTGTAGAGATTATGCTTGGTTATTTGTGCAAGCTTTGCGTCATTTAGGTTTTGGAGCACGTTTTGTTTCTGGTTATTTAGTACAATTAAAGTCTGATGAACAATCTTTAGATGGTCCTTCTGGTCCTGCTGAAGATTTTACAGATTTACATGCTTGGGCAGAAGTATATTTGCCAGGTGCAGGTTGGATTGGTTTTGATGCAACTTCTGGATTATTAGCTGGAGAAGGTCATATCCCTTTAGCTTGTACTCCTTCTTTTGAAAGTGCTGCTCCAGTTTTTGGTTTGTCTGATATTTGTGAAACTGAATTTGAATTCGAGAATTCTGTAACAAGAATTTTAGAATCTCCAAGAGTTACAAAACCTTATACCCAAGAACAATGGAAAGCCATTGATAAGTTAGGAAATAAAGTTGAAAAAGAACTGCAAAAAAATGATGTTCGTTTAACAATGGGTGGTGAACCAACTTTTGTTTCTGTGGATGATATGGAAGGTGCAGAATGGAACACAGATGCAGATGGAACTCACAAAAGAACATTGGCAGCAGATTTATCGAAACGTTTTTTAGATAAGTTTTCTGAAGGTGGTTTTTTACATCATGCTCAAGGAAAATGGTATCCAGGAGAACCTCTTCCAAGATGGTCTATTGAATTAGTTTGGCGAAAAGATGGTCGAAAAATATGGTTCAATCAAAATTTATTGGCAGCTTTAGCTCCAAAAACAGAAATTCCTGAAAATGCAGATATCTTATTTTTAGAGAAATTAACCAGTTATTTAGGCGTTTCTTCAGAACATATTTTACCTACTTATGAAGATGCTTTTTTAATGATGTATGAAAAAGGCAATATGCCCATTGATTACAATCCTGCAGAAGATAAAGATAGTTCTATCGCAGAAAAAAAGATTGCAGAAATTCTGAAAAACGGCACATCTAAAGCAGTTGGTTATGTTTTACCATTAAACAAATCTGAAGACAAATGGTTTAGTAGCGAATGGACTTTTAGAAGAAATTATATTTATTTAACGCCAGGAAATTCGCCTGTTGGTTTGCGTTTGCCTTTAAATTCTTTAGAGCAAAAACCAGCACATGAAATGTTTCCAATTTACGAGCCAGATTTATTTTCTTCGAAGAAAAGAATACCAAGTTTTAGACAATTAGTTTCTAAAAGATATGAAGACTTTCAGCAAAATGGCATTCCAACAAATATGCCTAATTATTTTGTAAGAACTGCTATTTGTTCAGAAGTGAGAGAAGGTAAATTGCATTTATTTTTGCCACCTTTAGACAATGCAGAATTTTATTTAGATTTATTAGCATCTATAGAAGCAACTGCAAAAGAATTAGAAATTCCTGTTATTTTAGAAGGGTATGGAATACCTCATGATAACAGAATAGAATCGATGAAAATTACTCCAGATCCAGGAGTTATTGAGGTAAATGTGCATCCTTCTTTAGATTGGAATCAATTAAAAAATACAACTTTCACCATTTACGAGGAAGCAAAAAAATCGAGATTAGGAACCGAAAAGTTTATGTTAGATGGAAAACATACAGGAACTGGAGGTGGAAATCACGTAACTTTAGGTGGAGTTTCTCCAAAAGATAGTCCGCTTTTGCGTAAGCCGAGTTTGTTACGAAGCTTATTAACTTTTTGGCAACATCACCCTGGATTATCGTATTTGTTTTCTGGCTCTTTTGTGGGCCCAACAAGTCAGGCTCCTAGAGTTGATGAAGCAAGACATGATAGTTTGTACGAGTTAGAAATCGCCTTTAGTCAAATTCCAAAAGATGGCGAGGTTCCATTTTGGTTAACTGACAGATTATTTCGTCATTTATTAACTGATTTAACAGGAAACACACACAGAGCAGAATTTTGTATTGATAAATTATATTCACCAGATTCATCCACAGGAAGATTAGGTATTTTAGAATTACGTGGTTTTGATATGCCTCCTCATGCACAAATGAGTTTATTGCAAAACTTATTGGTTAGAACTTTAGTTTCTTGGTTTTGGAAAAAACCTTACGAACATAATTTAGTGAGATGGGGTACAGAATTACATGATAAATTTTTGATTGAACACTTTGTTAAAGAAGACATTAAAGACATTGTAAATCAATTAAATAAAGCAGGTTATAAGTTTGAATTAGATTGGTTTGATCCTTTCTTTGAATTTAGATTTCCTTTATATGGAATGGTTGACATCAACAATATACATTTAGAATTACGTGCAGGAATTGAACCTTGGAATGTTTTAGGTGAAGAAATGACTGGTGGTGGAACTGCAAGATATGTAGATTCTTCTCTAGAAAGATTGCAAGTAAAAGTATCAGATTTTAATCAAGAAAGATACACGTTAACTTGTAATGGCGTAAAAGTGCAATTAAAAAGTACTGGAACACATGCAGAATATGTAGCAGGAATTCGTTACAAAGCATGGAACCCTTACTCTGCTTTACACCCAACAATAGATGTTGATACACCTCTTGTTTTTGATATTGTTGATAATTGGAACAAACGTTCCATTGGTGGTTGTACGTATTTTGTAACACATCCAGGAGGAAGATCTTATGATACATATCCTATAAATAGTAATGAAGCTGAATCTCGTAGAATTAATCGTTTTTGGGATTTTGGACACACACAAGGAGAAATCAAATCGAAAGAAGAAGCTAGAAAAGACAAAGAAGCTCAAGAGAAAGAATTAGCAGAAAATGATAAAGGAATAATCAGAGGAATTAAAAAACAAGGAAGTTCTAAAAAATTCAATTTTAAAGAGATTCCTGTAAACCCAGAATATCCAAATACGTTAGATTTGCGACTTAAAAAATAA